In one Lolium rigidum isolate FL_2022 chromosome 3, APGP_CSIRO_Lrig_0.1, whole genome shotgun sequence genomic region, the following are encoded:
- the LOC124698829 gene encoding protein LONGIFOLIA 1-like — MPARMLRTVPQEATEFNQRMGCMAGVFQIFDRRHGLLTARRRGGCRGARGTAPPGHNHLGSSANASVQKSSTSDITLDKTFSKSMADNSCLSVESSKASSSSSACSSLSSRDSNKPVKQELIDISKEPSVERPTRNSPSLKLLKIEAGLRSANTGSGDIMQGSVSQDSHDLTVRTSAKEVTNELHKDSPRPLLISKLKNGTYVIGVDRSTSVPAYGRESSRPSRFSCDDRQLLRSVEAQGSKKPSARSRELPRLSLDSRKEYINPSSRPKNVAYTRTDDNLIDALKPQDSPRHRRASSVVAKLMGLEETPRAYEPARSPRTVHDAENDGQSQPHRMVSQDPTVSQLKNQSPVLKTKHFSRTLPKAAPWRQQERGATGYNAEEKPPSASFYANIQTRLRDLNLSECNKDLRALRVLGALHAEDTACQSETDGGSLPIHKAEAELTANSENFQSPIVIMKPARGITKPDTPPSEPKGFDKLQHEEPSFTRKSESMDRKKIHSGNESLHSRGKEPVKDTISPRHSSSLSPRVVLKKADPERMPRLPIPLVSPSKKSNEAVSPRGRQRSKLVPPKNICSDDEVLRIPESKIRLAKQVDLGVIGYPNTMDPKSSFLRQNNSTSALNHEKTSPVQSRNKKKIHPLENIKSPVSVLDGSLYHDGSSPSLRRISDSFKDGETHTSDECLNLTSLPDTPSSKTSSEDKQIKPENMKALIQKLELLQFLSDETLKTNSLLSSVTPNKDHQYIYDIVYASGLLHNELSLNTMPRQLWAASYSINPELFLILEQAKPDTGKLHRMFIFDLANELITKKMDMNQTSRSAQFLPTKKLSGWKIFKDLCAEIDGLLSTASMIRCSEEEEDWSLLAADASSGMKEWKTFDSELLEIVLDIERSIFKDLIDEVISEGASGKVQHRQRKLRRHLSFISI, encoded by the exons ATGCCAGCGAGAATGCTGCGGACTGTACCCCAGGAGGCGACGGAGTTCAACCAGAGGATGGGGTGCATGGCCGGCGTGTTCCAGATCTTCGACCGCCGCCATGGCCTTCTCACCGCGAGACGACGCGGTGGCTGTCGGGGAGCCCGGGGCACGGCGCCTCCAG GCCACAATCATCTAGGAAGCAGTGCCAACGCCTCGGTGCAAAAGTCATCTACTTCAGATATCACTCTG GACAAAACCTTCAGCAAAAGTATGGCTGATAACAGTTGTCTTTCAGTGGAATCATCAAAagcatcctcttcttcctcagcgTGCTCTTCGCTCTCATCCCGGGATAGCAATAAACCAGTGAAACAGGAGCTCATCGACATCAGTAAGGAGCCCTCTgttgagaggccaacaaggaactCACCAAGCTTGAAGTTACTCAAGATAGAGGCTGGACTCAGAAGCGCGAACACCGGTTCTGGAGACATCATGCAGGGCTCAGTCAGCCAGGACTCCCATGACCTGACTGTAAGAACCTCGGCGAAGGAGGTGACAAATGAGTTGCACAAAGATTCGCCGAGGCCATTGTTGATCTCCAAATTAAAAAATGGAACTTATGTGATTGGGGTAGATAGGAGTACCTCGGTTCCAGCCTATGGCCGCGAATCCAGCAGACCGTCGCGCTTCTCATGTGATGATCGGCAACTCCTGCGGTCAGTTGAAGCTCAGGGCAGCAAGAAGCCTTCAGCAAGGTCTCGGGAGCTCCCTAGGCTGTCCTTGGACAGTAGGAAAGAGTATATTAATCCAAGTTCACGTCCGAAGAATGTTGCTTACACAAGAACCGATGACAATCTCATTGATGCTTTGAAGCCCCAAGATTCGCCGAGACATCGGAGGGCTAGCAGCGTCGTTGCCAAGCTCATGGGTTTGGAAGAAACTCCTCGTGCCTACGAGCCTGCAAGGTCACCAAGAACAGTCCATGACGCAGAAAATGATGGTCAGTCACAACCCCACAGGATGGTGTCCCAAGATCCCACTGTATCTCAGCTGAAGAATCAGTCTCCAGTACTGAAAACCAAGCATTTTTCAAGAACTCTCCCTAAAGCTGCCCCTTGGAGGCAGCAGGAGAGAGGTGCAACAGGATATAATGCTGAAGAGAAGCCGCCGAGTGCATCCTTCTATGCCAACATACAAACAAGGCTCAGAGATCTTAACCTGTCTGAATGCAATAAGGATTTGAGGGCTCTAAGGGTACTGGGAGCATTGCACGCAGAGGACACCGCATGCCAGAGTGAAACTGATGGCGGCTCCTTGCCCATTCACAAAGCAGAAGCTGAACTGACCGCTAATTCTGAAAATTTTCAGTCACCCATTGTGATCATGAAGCCAGCAAGAGGCATCACAAAACCTGATACTCCCCCTTCCGAGCCGAAAGGCTTTGATAAACTGCAGCACGAGGAGCCATCTTTTACCAGAAAAAGTGAGAGCATGGACAGGAAGAAGATCCATTCTGGCAACGAAAGCCTGCATTCCAGGGGCAAGGAGCCTGTAAAAGACACAATCTCACCGAGGCATTCCAGTTCATTGAGCCCCAGAGTGGTGCTGAAGAAGGCTGACCCTGAAAGGATGCCTCGCCTGCCGATTCCTCTAGTGTCTccaagcaagaaatccaatgaaGCAGTGTCCCCAAGAGGCAGACAAAGATCAAAGCTTGTACCACCAAAAAATATCTGCAGTGACGATGAGGTGTTGCGGATTCCTGAAAGCAAAATCAGGTTGGCAAAGCAGGTTGATCTTGGTGTAATTGGCTATCCAAATACAATGGATCCCAAATCATCATTTCTCCGTCAAAACAATTCAACTTCAGCACTGAATCATGAG AAAACTTCTCCAGTTCAGTCtaggaacaagaagaagatccatCCACTTGAGAACATCAAGAGTCCTGTATCAGTTCTTGATGGCTCGTTATATCATGATGGTTCTTCCCCTTCACTGAGGAGGATCTCAGATTCCTTCAAAG ATGGTGAGACACACACTTCTGATGAGTGTTTGAATTTAACAAGCCTCCCTGACACGCCATCGTCGAAGACAAGCAGTGAGGACAAGCAGATAAAGCCAGAAAACATGAAAGCCCTCATCCAAAAGCTTGAGCTCCTACAATTTTTGAGTGATGAAACTCTGAAGACTAATTCACTTTTGTCATCAGTTACTCCCAACAAGGATCACCAGTACATATATGATATAGTTTATGCATCGGGTCTCCTACACAATGAACTAAGTTTGAATACTATGCCCCGTCAGCTGTGGGCAGCCAGTTACTCAATTAATCCAGAGCTTTTCCTTATCCTTGAGCAAGCAAAACCAGACACCGGAAAGCTTCACCGTATGTTTATTTTCGACCTTGCAAATGAACTCATCACCAAGAAAATGGATATGAACCAAACGAGTCGATCAGCACAGTTTCTTCCAACCAAGAAGTTAAGTGGGTGGAAAATTTTTAAGGACTTGTGTGCAGAGATCGATGGTCTGCTGTCCACGGCCTCCATGATAAGATGctctgaggaggaagaagattggagctTGCTAGCTGCGGATGCGTCATCTGGAATGAAAGAATGGAAGACTTTTGACAGTGAGCTACTAGagattgttttggatattgaaagaTCCATCTTTAAGGATCTTATTGATGAGGTGATAAGTGAGGGAGCCAGTGGAAAGGTGCAACATAGGCAACGGAAGCTAAGGAGGCATCTGTCTTTCATTAGCATATAG